Proteins encoded by one window of Culicoides brevitarsis isolate CSIRO-B50_1 chromosome 2, AGI_CSIRO_Cbre_v1, whole genome shotgun sequence:
- the LOC134830110 gene encoding uncharacterized protein LOC134830110 has product MSEQNNDSSLDDSVIDKLSDDFLELNIRNDEELKLQYQMLGFIYKKNYLKYVHLAWVWREFLTIYPQIPLSDMELKLEFCIRVLANIEKFPLLSPEQVFYFKSRIFNPNVDDLLTKCDLESGLDYVMGAEAAATILPFDVQTFLEAESVDLFGKRPQTGPIPLRRGVEVEKSPDRSLTQLLRLLFLSPAEFRSACGMSLTNDNVKSRIEDGLRRRTDFIAFVEEHFKSLTEDETTPTERQIEVQPISTAPLQQTPDFNVAISSTPLTHTNVAIRRTLSQPIAARTRAHQDRDRATSADRTGESLNRFTERMKARSKPKSRRLRM; this is encoded by the exons ATGTCCGAGCAAAACAACGATTCGTCTTTAG aCGATTCCGTCATCGACAAACTCTCCGACGACTTCCTCGAATTGAATATTCGAAACGATGAGGAACTAAAGTTGCAATATCAGATGCTCGGCTTCATTTACAAGAAGAATTACCTTAAATACGTTCACTTGGCATGGGTTTGGCgtgaatttttgacaatttatccGCAAATTCCTCTTTCTGACATGGAACTGAAACTAGAGTTTTGCATTCGTGTCCTTGCAAACATCGAAAAGTTCCCGCTTTTGTCGCCGGAACAAGTTTTCTACTTCAAGTCGCGCATTTTCAACCCGAATGTCGATGATTTGTTGACCAAATGCGACTTGGAGTCGGGATTGGATTACGTTATGGGAGCCGAAGCAGCTGCGACAATCCTTCCCTTTGACGTACAGACCTTTTTGGAAGCGGAAAGTGTTGATTTATTCGGAAAACGACCTCAAACGGGACCAATTCCGTTGCGTCGCGGGGTTGAAGTCGAAAAATCTCCGGATCGCTCACTCACTCAATTGCTgcgtttgttatttttgtctcCGGCAGAGTTCCGCTCTGCCTGTGGCATGTCCTTAACGAATGACAATGTAAAGTCCCGCATTGAAGACGGATTGCGTCGCAGAACGGATTTTATTGCTTTCGTTGAAGAGCATTTCAAATCTCTCACTGAAGACGAAACGACTCCCACTGAACGACAAATTGAAGTTCAACCAATTAGCACAGCACCGCTCCAACAAACCCCAGATTTCAATGTGGCCATTTCGAGTACTCCGTTGACACATACAAATGTTGCGATTCGACGTACTTTGTCGCAGCCGATTGCCGCTCGAACTCGTGCCCATCAAGATCGCGATCGGGCAACGTCAGCAGATCGCACTGGCGAAAGCTTGAATCGCTTCACGGAACGCATGAAGGCACGTTCCAAGCCCAAATCTCGCAGATTGCGAATGTAA
- the LOC134830111 gene encoding glia maturation factor beta: protein MSESTTICDISDDVKEELRKFRFSKGQNAALILKVDREKKLIVVDELIEDVTLEDLQEQLPSHQPRYIIYSYKMLHDDQRVSLPMVFIYFTPRDSQVDLQVMYAGMKVALQKEADLTRVYEIRDLDDLTEDWLKSKLK from the exons ATG AGTGAATCAACTACAATTTGTGATATAAGCGATGATGTCAAAGAGGAACTACGGAAATTTCGTTTCAGCAAAGGTCAAAATGCAGCGTTGATATTAAAAGTAGATcgcgaaaaaaagttgattgttGTCGATGAACTCATCGAGGATGTAACG ttggaAGATTTGCAGGAACAACTGCCGTCACATCAGCCCCGCTACATTATCTACAGCTACAAAATGTTGCATGACGATCAACGTGTTTCGCTGCCGATGGTGTTCATTTACTTTACGCCGCGCGACTCGCAGGTCGATTTGCAGGTCATGTATGCCGGAATGAAAGTGGCGTTGCAGAAAGAGGCCGATTTGACGCGGGTTTACGAAATCCGCGATTTGGATGATCTCACCGAGGACTGGCTCAAGTCCAAGTTGAAATAA
- the LOC134831100 gene encoding RCC1-like G exchanging factor-like protein, with amino-acid sequence MSLTSHSRRCLLQNLGCQLLFVRNISKMKKRKLLHEEDELPVLKFKTPRPEDRRIYAWGLAETGALGVHKNIKKHKSTESLFVQHPTRIQFAEQFDVTYLACGFGFTLYTVKQDKLGASLFGTGINTDSQLGFQQNKYRHTLERITYPVPIEIKHPVTSENVIFEKCAAGRAHSLLLSNQGEVFTLGNNSYGQCARPIVKDEDYLGSSVVNFIPKLAGEAIRDVVCGQDHSFFITKSGRVFACGWAADGQTGLEHYKITHQPTEVRGDIKGENIVKISCRSDCNLALNDKGEVFGWGNSEYGQFALDEQQQLNVPRYLEITKGLSKIVDIATTGTSCLILNENGDVFTWGYGLLGFGPNVLHEPLPKQLPPTLFGRNQYSPNNTVVAVRGGLYHAAALDAEGSVYTWGRNKYACLGLGHEKDQYFPFKAVVNCKVVDIQLGADHSMALGKAYLS; translated from the exons ATGTCCCTTACGAGTCACAGTCGACGATGTTTGCTCCAAAACTTGGGTTGTCAATTGCTGTTTGTGCGAAATATTTCCAAAATGAAGAAACGGAAACTTTTGCATGAAGAAGATGAGCTGCCAG tattaaaattcaagactCCTCGACCCGAAGATCGTCGCATCTATGCATGGGGCCTTGCCGAAACCGGTGCCTTGGGCGTCCACAAGAACataaaaaagcacaaaagtACGGAAAGTCTTTTCGTGCAACATCCAACGAGGATCCAGTTTGCCGAGCAATTCGACGTGACGTATCTCGCTTGTGGTTTCGGCTTCACTTTGTACACCGTCAAGCAGGACAAACTCGGAGCATCCCTCTTCGGCACTGGCATCAACACAGATTCGCAGCTCGGATTTCagcaaaataaatatcgaCATACTTTGGAAAGGATCACGTATCCGGTTCCCATTGAAATTAAGCATCCGGTGACGAgtgaaaatgtgatttttgaaaaatgtgccGCGGGACGAGCGCATTCGTTGCTCCTAAGTAACCAAGGGGAGGTTTTTACGCTCGGCAATAATTCGTATGGACAATGTGCGCGCCCAATAGTCAAAGATGAGGATTATTTGGGGAGTTCCGTGGTGAATTTCATACCAAAACTCGCTGGTGAAGCAATTCGGGATGTCGTTTGCGGTCAGGatcattcatttttcatcacaaaatcAGGTCGTGTCTTTGCATGTGGCTGGGCAGCTGATGGTCAAACCGGATTAGAACATTACAAAATCACGCATCAACCGACGGAAGTACGAGGTGACATCAAAGGCGAAAATATCGTCAAAATTTCCTGCCGATCGGACTGCAATCTCGCACTTAACGACAAAGGAGAGGTTTTTGGCTGGGGAAATTCCGAATACGGGCAATTTGCGTTGGACGAACAGCAACAATTAAATGTTCCGCGATATCTGGAAATCACTAAGGgactttcgaaaattgttgatATCGCGACAACGGGGACTTCGTGCTTAATTCTCAATGAAAACGGTGACGTATTTACCTGGGGTTATGGTTTGCTTGGATTCGGTCCAAATGTGTTGCATGAGCCGTTACCGAAACAACTTCCGCCAACTTTGTTTGGGAGAAATCAGTATAGTCCGAATAATACGGTAGTTGCTGTGCGAGGGGGATTGTATCATGCAGCAGCTTTAGATGCTGAAGGATCTGTTTATACGTGGGGACGAAATAAATACGCGTGTTTGGGACTTGGACACGAAAAGGATCAATATTTTCCGTTTAAGGCCGTTGTGAATTGCAAAGTTGTGGATATTCAGTTGGGAGCGGATCATTCAATGGCGCTCGGGAAAGCTTATCTTTCGTAA
- the LOC134830633 gene encoding prohibitin 1 produces MAQFFNRLGQLGLGIALAGGVVNSALYNVDGGHRAVIFDRFTGIKQQVIGEGTHFFIPWVQRPIIFDIRSQPRNVPVITGSKDLQNVNITLRILFRPKPDQLPKIYTVLGVDYDERVLPSITTEVLKAVVAQFDAGELITQREIVSQRVSNDLVERAQQFGLILDDISITHLTFGKEFTMAVEMKQVAQQEAEKARFMVEKAEQQKQATIISAEGDAQAAQLIAKSLAEAGDGLVELRRIEAAEDIAYQLSRSRGVNYLPGGQNVLLNLPGVQ; encoded by the exons ATGGCCCAATTTTTCAACAGACTCGGTCAACTTGGTCTTGGAATCGCACTCGCTGGAG GTGTTGTTAACTCCGCATTATATAACGTCGATGGCGGTCATCGTGCCGTAATTTTCGATCGTTTCACCGGTATCAAGCAACAAGTCATCGGCGAAGGCACGCATTTCTTCATCCCATGGGTTCAGCGTCCCATCATCTTCGACATTCGTTCACAACCGCGAAATGTTCCCGTCATTACCGGTTCCAAGGATTTGCAAAACGTCAACATCACCTTGCGTATCTTGTTCCGCCCCAAGCCGGATCAACTGCCCAAAATTTACACCGTTTTGGGTGTCGACTACGACGAACGTGTCTTGCCTTCCATCACAACTGAGGTCTTGAAAGCTGTCGTGGCGCAATTCGATGCCGGCGAGCTCATTACACAACGTGAGATTGTCTCGCAGCGCGTCAGCAACGATTTGGTCGAGCGTGCTCAGCAATTCGGGCTCATCTTGGACGACATTTCCATCACGCATTTGACGTTCGGCAAGGAATTCACGATGGCTGTTGAGATGAAACAAGTGGCACAACAGGAAGCCGAAAAGGCGCGTTTCATGGTCGAAAAGGCGGAGCAACAGAAACAAGCTACGATTATTTCGGCTGAGGGTGACGCACAAGCTGCCCAGTTAATTGCCAAATCTCTCGCGGAAGCCGGTGACGGTCTCGTTGAGTTGCGAAGAATAGAAGCTGCCGAAGACATCGCCTACCAACTATCCAGATCACGTGGCGTCAATTACCTTCCCGGCGGACAAAATGTTCTATTGAATTTGCCAGGAGTTCAATaa